A genome region from Triplophysa rosa linkage group LG24, Trosa_1v2, whole genome shotgun sequence includes the following:
- the lmf2b gene encoding lipase maturation factor 2b, which translates to MGEVKTPRQMFLWSIALIYVCAFASVYIQIPGLYGDDGMIPVRRLMPKVQRPLLEQFRASPSLLWLGPSLGLEPQHALELICVLGVVLSLGAVLLGLLRDSLVYLCLWALYLSIYNVGGDFLRSEWDMLLLEAGFLAVLVAPFGVLLGCSVCRNHDPVTFWLTRWLFFRLTFCTGVSKLASGDPAWWKLSALSHHLENQMSPTPLAWYVHQLPEWLLRFEAVVLLQCEIVVPLLMFFAPIRRLRLVGFYIQLFLQVGYILMGSCGLLNLLSIALSFSLLDDDHFSSSPAQKKKKKTRTWTQSLVSVLVLLVELCVYVLILFSEVKLFKLQINWEEKTLSSQTDFTEKEFDEHLKFIQVATVWVAVLSFTWEAVAAMLQFVCTRGVMSKLWSLLQWTVMTAAAAGIFALSVVPYTAITGSKVLPVVREAYSAVEKYQLVGAYGVQHRATSVEGRPEIILEGSQDGLAWKEMNLMYKPGSVNAAPPIAGAHQPRLEWVMWQAAQGGHNESLWFTSLVQRLLQGKPQVVGLLQADEAQYPFSKKPPTFIKANLYKYHFTHPAKDKSNPQAWWRRSYSGEFLPVVKLDDPALKKLLEQSGLKEEFPVQPSSDTPVSQALGLMRGQVKGLSGSLVLSTLLATVAGIFLVKAVLSWAFGGRKPKSATADHKTKRPAESTEKSHGASASNRGNKKDNSEDRKLDSEKSPRKRK; encoded by the exons ATGGGGGAAGTAAAAACGCCCAGACAAATGTTCCTTTGGAGCATTGCGCTCATCTACGTGTGCGCTTTCGCGTCCGTCTACATCCAGATACCAG GTTTGTATGGCGACGATGGTATGATCCCCGTGCGCCGGCTGATGCCCAAGGTGCAGCGGCCCCTGCTGGAGCAGTTTCGGGCCTCCCCATCCCTGCTGTGGCTGGGCCCGTCTCTGGGTCTGGAGCCCCAACATGCCCTGGAGCTCATCTGTGTGCTCGGAGTGGTACTCAGTCTGGGTGCTGTGCTCCTCGGGCTCCTGAGAGACAGTCTGGTCTACCTCTGCCTGTGGGCCCTCTACCTCTCAATATATAAT gtGGGGGGTGACTTCCTTCGCTCAGAATG GGACATGCTGCTGTTGGAGGCTGGGTTTCTGGCTGTGCTTGTGGCTCCATTCGGTGTGCTGCTGGGTTGCTCCGTGTGCAGGAACCACGACCCCGTGACCTTTTGGTTGACCCGCTGGCTGTTCTTCCGACTGACCTTCTGCACAGGTGTGAGTAAGCTGGCCAGCGGTGACCCTGCCTGGTGGAAGCTCTCAG CGTTAAGTCATCATCTTGAAAACCAGATGAGCCCCACCCCTTTGGCCTGGTACGTCCATCAGCTTCCGGAATGGTTGCTGAGGTTTGAAGCTGTGGTTCTGTTACAGTGTGAGATCGTGGTGCCTCTTCTGATGTTCTTTGCCCCCATTCGGCGTTTGAGGCTTGTTGGATTTTATATTCAG CTATTTCTCCAAGTTGGCTATATCCTCATGGGCAGCTGCGGTCTTCTGAATCTGCTGAGCATCGCCCTGAGCTTCTCATTGCTGGACGACGATCATTTCAGCTCCTCTCCTGctcaaaaaaagaagaaaaagaccAGGA CATGGACACAGTCTTTGGTCTCCGTCCTGGTTCTGCTGGTGGAGTTGTGCGTCTACGTCTTGATTCTGTTCAGTGAAGTGAAACTCTTCAAACTGCAGATCAACTGGGAAGAAAAAACATTGTCATCCCAAACAG atttcACAGAAAAGGAGTTTGATGAGCATCTAAAGTTCATTCAGGTGGCCACTGTCTGGGTTGCTGTGCTGTCGTTCACCTGGGAAGCCGTAGCGGCCATGTTACA GTTCGTGTGCACACGCGGCGTCATGAGCAAGCTCTGGTCCCTCTTACAGTGGACGGTCATGACGGCAGCAGCAGCGGGCATCTTCGCCCTCAGCGTG GTGCCATACACAGCCATCACAGGAAGTAAAGTTTTACCCGTGGTACGAGAAGCTTACAGCGCCGTGGAGAAGTACCAGCTCGTTGGGGCGTACGGTGTCCAGCACAGAGCGACATCTGTTGAAGGCAGACCTGAGATCATTTTAGAAGGCAGTCAAGATGGCTTGGCGTGGAAG GAAATGAATCTCATGTATAAACCAGGAAGTGTGAATGCAGCCCCACCTATAGCAGGAGCCCACCAGCCGCGGTTGGAGTGGGTGATGTGGCAGGCAGCTCAAGGGGGGCATAATGAAAGCCTATGGTTTACAAGCCTCGTACAGCGCCTCTTACAGGGCAAACCACAAG TTGTAGGTCTGCTCCAGGCAGATGAAGCACAATATCCCTTCAGTAAGAAACCGCCAACTTTCATCAAAGCCAACCTTTACAAATACCACTTCACACATCCTGCAAAAGACAA GTCCAATCCACAGGCGTGGTGGCGAAGGTCATACTCTGGGGAGTTTCTGCCCGTTGTGAAACTTGATGACCCTGCTCTTAAGAAATTGTTGGAACAGTCTGGACTGAAG GAAGAGTTCCCCGTTCAGCCTAGCTCAGACACGCCCGTATCCCAAGCCCTCGGTCTCATGCGGGGCCAGGTGAAGGGTCTCTCGGGGTCCCTAGTGCTTTCCACCCTGTTAGCAACTGTAGCTGGTATCTTCCTAGTCAAAGCCGTCCTGTCCTGGGCTTTTGGAGGCCGAAAACCCAAATCGGCTACAGCTGATCACAAGACTAAAAGACCAGCGGAATCCACAGAGAAAAGCCACGGGGCATCTGCGTCCAACCGGGGGAACAAGAAGGACAACTCCGAGGACAGGAAGTTGGACTCAGAAAAGAGCCCACGCAAGAGGAAATGA